Proteins encoded within one genomic window of Halocatena marina:
- a CDS encoding universal stress protein yields the protein MASNENSLHETATVESMPESRYRLAVALEDPRPVEQLLRTALDIARYNDGEILIISVITKQRTSPFSLFTDEFIKREFSGDRREILDRALSIAEGSEVPIRGRLLVSHDVSRAIEQAITQFDCDAVLLGWSDRHRSDTVFGRNVDRVVTSAPCDILVEKIGVTAGGVERVLLPAGPGPNTELAATVARAIALSNDAGIDVLRLVATDATDKERTAAKQLVEALTRTLEPLADVEQIVRETDAVPSAIVEATATRDVTVLGATDRDWTQRLVVGPTPEKVGRDAQSTVIVTKRGGRLQSRISHWLRRLG from the coding sequence ATGGCGAGCAATGAGAATTCTCTCCACGAGACAGCGACAGTCGAGTCGATGCCTGAATCCCGCTATCGGCTCGCTGTCGCTCTCGAAGATCCGCGGCCCGTCGAGCAGTTGCTACGGACAGCACTCGATATCGCTCGCTACAACGACGGCGAAATTCTCATTATAAGTGTTATCACGAAGCAACGTACCTCGCCATTCTCGCTGTTCACCGATGAGTTCATCAAACGCGAATTCAGCGGTGATCGGCGAGAGATCCTCGATCGCGCGCTATCTATTGCCGAAGGCTCTGAAGTACCCATTCGTGGCCGTCTGTTGGTCTCTCACGACGTTTCACGGGCAATTGAGCAAGCCATCACACAGTTTGACTGCGATGCTGTCTTGCTCGGGTGGTCCGACCGACACCGGAGCGATACCGTCTTCGGGCGCAACGTCGACAGAGTGGTTACGAGCGCACCTTGTGACATTCTCGTCGAGAAAATCGGCGTCACGGCGGGTGGAGTCGAACGCGTGTTGCTCCCAGCGGGTCCCGGACCAAACACCGAACTCGCTGCGACGGTCGCCCGTGCGATCGCGTTGTCGAACGACGCCGGAATCGATGTCCTTCGCCTCGTTGCCACCGATGCGACCGACAAAGAACGAACCGCAGCCAAACAGCTCGTGGAAGCTCTCACACGGACGCTTGAACCGCTTGCCGATGTCGAACAGATCGTTCGAGAGACCGATGCCGTTCCATCAGCCATCGTCGAAGCGACGGCAACGCGGGATGTTACTGTTCTTGGCGCCACCGATCGAGATTGGACCCAGCGGCTCGTCGTCGGTCCAACCCCTGAAAAAGTCGGACGAGACGCTCAGAGCACAGTTATCGTGACGAAGCGGGGCGGACGGTTACAATCGCGCATCAGCCACTGGCTCCGACGCCTCGGCTGA
- the hisI gene encoding phosphoribosyl-AMP cyclohydrolase, with the protein MTDTELVFDDGLLPALAQDVESGRALMLAYVSPDAVSRTQETGLAHYYSRSRGELWQKGQTSGNVQHVEDIRVDCDGDALLYLVRQEGGACHTGHESCFYRSVDDVSIDNSNQGDEADASSVTVATTNIGEQVYDPETVYK; encoded by the coding sequence ATGACTGATACCGAACTCGTTTTCGATGACGGGCTCTTGCCAGCTCTCGCCCAGGATGTGGAGTCCGGACGTGCTTTGATGCTCGCGTACGTTTCGCCTGATGCCGTCTCAAGAACGCAAGAGACCGGACTAGCACACTACTACTCGCGTAGTCGCGGAGAGCTCTGGCAGAAGGGACAGACGAGCGGGAACGTTCAACACGTCGAGGATATCCGTGTTGACTGCGACGGTGATGCGTTGTTATATCTTGTTCGACAGGAAGGAGGTGCATGCCACACTGGTCACGAGAGCTGTTTCTATCGCTCTGTCGATGACGTTTCGATCGACAACAGTAATCAAGGCGACGAGGCCGATGCGTCATCGGTGACGGTTGCGACGACCAATATCGGTGAGCAAGTGTACGATCCAGAGACCGTTTACAAGTGA
- a CDS encoding radical SAM protein, with product MIDPATLDVTIVDGYVDEPAHFGVPPYISTYPRYTAGAIVDAGVPREQITYHTIDALRDEPRRRQDIETADLFVYIGGMTVPGSYVGGTPAEPEEVRRMAWTAKGTTLVGGPVRFGVGTQNEGAMDTERNDLDYDFVAKGDIEAAAYDLVANGLEGFGNRIRDIDEVTRWAALGAFIVESHPNHPEYLIAELETGRGCPYRCSFCTEPLYGNPSFRPPETVVSEVEALAERGVRNFRLGRQADILAYGGDGERPNPDALRSLYEGIRAVVPDSELGTLHLDNMNPITIVKWPEKAREGIRIIAEHNTAGDTAAFGLESADPVVQAENDLNVSADECFRAVKILNEEGGWRPGEDPNDAPTHGADSNNRLPKLLPGINLLHGLKGEREETYEHNLQFLRRVYDEGLMLRRVNVRQVMAFDGTDMSDTGAQIAREHKQRFKQYKRTVREEIDNPMLKRVSPVGTRLPDVHLEYHKDGKTFGRQLGTYPLLVAVPGEHDLGRTIDVAITDHGYRSVSGVPHPLDLNSASMDELTAIPGLGQRRAGTIVVDRPHSSTDDVAGSLDVELEAFATVDQSGAAD from the coding sequence ATGATCGACCCGGCAACGCTCGATGTGACTATTGTCGACGGGTACGTCGACGAACCGGCACACTTCGGCGTTCCGCCGTACATCTCCACGTATCCGCGCTACACCGCGGGTGCGATCGTCGACGCGGGGGTCCCACGAGAGCAAATCACCTACCACACGATTGATGCGCTCCGGGACGAGCCACGTCGCCGGCAGGATATTGAAACGGCTGACCTGTTCGTGTACATTGGTGGAATGACCGTTCCCGGTAGCTACGTTGGTGGGACACCGGCTGAACCGGAGGAGGTACGCCGGATGGCGTGGACTGCGAAGGGTACGACGCTCGTCGGTGGTCCGGTCCGGTTCGGTGTGGGGACACAGAACGAAGGCGCGATGGATACAGAACGCAACGATCTCGATTACGATTTCGTTGCGAAAGGCGACATCGAGGCTGCTGCCTACGATCTCGTGGCGAACGGTCTCGAAGGGTTCGGGAACCGTATTCGGGATATCGATGAAGTCACTCGATGGGCCGCACTCGGGGCATTCATCGTCGAGAGCCACCCGAATCACCCCGAGTATCTCATTGCCGAACTGGAAACGGGACGTGGCTGTCCGTACCGCTGTTCGTTCTGCACCGAACCGCTGTACGGGAACCCTTCGTTCCGTCCGCCAGAGACGGTCGTGAGCGAGGTCGAGGCGCTCGCAGAGCGGGGTGTACGGAACTTCCGCCTCGGTCGACAAGCGGACATTCTCGCGTACGGCGGTGACGGCGAACGTCCGAATCCAGACGCACTCCGCTCGTTGTACGAGGGCATCCGTGCGGTCGTTCCGGACTCAGAACTCGGTACGCTTCACCTCGATAATATGAATCCGATCACGATCGTGAAGTGGCCAGAGAAGGCACGAGAGGGAATCCGCATTATTGCCGAGCACAACACTGCTGGCGATACGGCTGCGTTCGGATTGGAGAGTGCAGATCCTGTTGTCCAAGCGGAGAACGACCTCAACGTGAGCGCCGATGAGTGTTTCCGTGCTGTGAAGATCCTTAATGAAGAGGGAGGCTGGCGGCCCGGTGAGGATCCGAACGACGCGCCGACACACGGTGCTGATTCGAACAATCGACTTCCGAAACTGCTTCCCGGTATCAATCTCCTCCACGGACTGAAGGGCGAACGGGAGGAGACCTACGAACACAATCTGCAGTTTCTCCGGCGGGTCTACGATGAAGGCTTGATGCTCCGGCGGGTGAACGTCCGGCAGGTGATGGCTTTCGACGGCACGGACATGAGCGATACAGGCGCACAAATCGCGCGCGAGCACAAACAACGGTTCAAACAGTACAAGCGAACCGTCCGCGAGGAGATCGACAACCCGATGCTCAAACGGGTTTCCCCAGTGGGGACGCGCCTTCCGGACGTTCATCTGGAGTATCACAAAGACGGAAAGACGTTCGGTCGGCAACTCGGGACGTACCCACTGCTCGTTGCAGTGCCAGGCGAACACGATCTCGGACGAACGATCGATGTTGCGATAACTGATCATGGCTATCGCTCAGTGTCGGGTGTGCCACACCCACTCGATCTGAACAGCGCCTCGATGGATGAGCTGACTGCAATACCGGGGCTTGGACAGCGTCGCGCGGGAACGATCGTCGTTGATCGCCCCCACTCATCGACCGACGACGTCGCAGGAAGCCTCGATGTCGAACTTGAAGCATTCGCAACTGTCGACCAGTCAGGTGCAGCTGACTAA
- a CDS encoding flippase-like domain-containing protein, protein MSVEVSVVLPAYNEEATIEQTIHTTLDTLDSFLPKGRYEVLVAEDGCDDNTPKIAARIAGEDRRVQHVHSDTRLGRGSALERAFRISSGETLVYFDTDLATDMSHLEELVESVRSGEYDIATGSRWIPGNVAERPAKRSIPSRGFNTLVRFLLDSKLQDHQCGFKAFDRSVLFALLDDIGDEHWFWDTEVLVRAQERGYRVKEFPVDWVPGEETKVDLVRDVFGMGSQILRCWWEIAVQPRITRGVTIAGGSLLVLVAVALMSLYIDPSAVVEHMSKADPWYIAGATLVYLVSWPLRGLRYRDILQELGYNEGIWFLTGAVFISQTGNLVIPARVGDAVRAYVVKMRRKIPYASGFASLAVERVFDLLTITVLASAVFFVLAAMGIDAGSLGSISQSRRDSGQTAIVVAIGVGLAAILALVGIIASVRSDRNFVRSTISAISSDSYADYLASVIERFTSDIQTVASTPKSFARIGASSVGIWILDVVTALLVFAAFNVQLSLITFVAVGFFAVSVGNLAKVLPLSPGGVGLYEGAFTLIVVMFTPVTGPVAVSAAIVDHAVKNVLTVIGGIISTLVLNVSLTTAVEESRNIEASNTD, encoded by the coding sequence ATGAGTGTAGAGGTGAGTGTCGTTCTTCCTGCGTATAACGAGGAAGCAACAATCGAGCAAACGATTCATACGACGCTCGATACCTTAGACTCGTTTCTCCCGAAGGGGAGATACGAGGTATTGGTCGCAGAGGACGGCTGTGATGACAACACACCGAAGATAGCCGCACGAATCGCGGGCGAGGACAGACGCGTTCAGCACGTTCACAGCGACACGCGTCTTGGACGTGGGAGCGCACTCGAACGTGCGTTCCGGATTTCCAGTGGCGAGACGCTCGTCTATTTCGATACGGATCTCGCTACCGATATGTCGCACCTCGAAGAGCTAGTCGAGAGTGTTCGCTCCGGAGAGTACGACATTGCAACCGGTTCGCGCTGGATTCCTGGAAACGTCGCCGAACGTCCCGCCAAGCGGAGCATTCCCAGTCGAGGATTCAACACCCTCGTCAGATTCCTACTCGATTCGAAGTTACAGGACCACCAATGTGGATTCAAGGCCTTCGATCGGAGTGTTCTCTTCGCTTTGCTCGACGATATCGGAGACGAACACTGGTTCTGGGACACCGAAGTGCTTGTTCGGGCACAAGAGCGTGGATACCGCGTCAAAGAGTTCCCCGTCGATTGGGTTCCGGGTGAAGAAACGAAGGTCGATCTCGTCCGCGATGTGTTCGGGATGGGGAGTCAGATTCTCCGCTGCTGGTGGGAGATCGCCGTTCAACCGCGGATCACCCGTGGCGTAACGATCGCAGGCGGATCGCTTCTCGTACTGGTGGCCGTTGCCCTCATGTCTCTGTACATCGACCCCAGTGCGGTCGTAGAACACATGAGCAAGGCCGATCCATGGTACATTGCTGGGGCGACACTTGTTTATCTTGTCTCGTGGCCACTGCGCGGCCTTCGGTACCGCGATATTCTTCAGGAACTCGGTTACAACGAAGGCATCTGGTTCCTAACAGGGGCTGTATTCATCAGTCAGACCGGTAATCTCGTGATTCCAGCACGGGTAGGCGATGCCGTCCGTGCGTACGTCGTGAAGATGCGTCGGAAGATTCCGTACGCATCGGGATTTGCCTCGCTCGCGGTCGAGCGCGTCTTCGATCTGCTCACGATTACCGTCCTGGCTAGTGCGGTGTTCTTCGTACTGGCTGCAATGGGTATCGACGCCGGAAGTCTCGGATCGATATCACAGTCTCGAAGAGACAGTGGTCAGACTGCGATCGTCGTTGCGATTGGTGTCGGTCTGGCTGCCATCCTCGCTCTTGTCGGTATCATTGCCAGCGTGCGTTCTGATCGAAATTTTGTTCGATCGACTATCTCAGCGATCAGTTCGGACTCGTACGCTGACTACCTCGCCAGTGTGATCGAGCGGTTCACTAGTGACATACAGACCGTCGCTAGTACCCCCAAATCGTTCGCACGCATCGGTGCAAGCAGTGTCGGCATATGGATACTCGATGTCGTCACTGCGCTGCTTGTGTTTGCCGCGTTCAATGTCCAGCTGTCACTTATCACATTCGTTGCAGTTGGCTTTTTCGCCGTCAGCGTTGGTAATCTCGCGAAGGTTCTTCCACTTTCCCCCGGTGGTGTCGGTCTGTACGAAGGGGCATTTACGCTCATTGTCGTCATGTTCACCCCGGTTACCGGACCCGTTGCGGTGAGTGCGGCTATCGTCGACCACGCTGTTAAGAACGTCCTCACCGTGATTGGTGGAATCATTTCAACGTTGGTCCTGAACGTCTCACTCACCACTGCCGTCGAGGAGAGCCGTAACATCGAAGCGAGCAATACAGACTGA
- a CDS encoding transcription initiation factor IIB family protein — MSDSNTRIRERTEEQETEDTGETVSCPECGGKLATDSEHGETVCIECGLVVETDEIDRGPEWRAFDATEKDKKSRVGAPTTNMMHDKGLSTNIDWRDKDAYGNSLGSRQRAKMQRLRKWNERFRTRDSKERNLKQALGEIDRMSSALGLPETVRETASVIYRRALDENLLPGRSIEGVATSAVYAAARQAGVPRSLDEISDVSRVEKSEIARTYRYVVRELGLEVKPADPESYVPRFASSLDLSDEAENRARQLLRSAKEQGVHSGKSPVGLAAAAVYAAALLTNEKTTQAAVSEVADISEVTIRNRYHELLEAEQDLPA; from the coding sequence ATGAGCGATTCGAACACGCGAATCCGAGAACGTACAGAGGAACAGGAAACAGAGGACACCGGAGAGACGGTCTCTTGTCCCGAATGTGGTGGCAAGCTTGCCACCGATAGTGAGCACGGTGAGACGGTCTGTATTGAGTGTGGTCTCGTCGTCGAGACTGACGAGATTGACCGTGGTCCGGAGTGGCGCGCATTCGATGCCACCGAGAAAGACAAGAAATCCCGCGTCGGTGCCCCGACAACCAACATGATGCACGATAAGGGGTTGTCAACTAACATCGATTGGCGCGATAAGGACGCCTACGGTAATTCGCTCGGCTCGCGTCAGCGCGCGAAGATGCAACGTCTTCGCAAGTGGAACGAGCGCTTCCGTACCCGCGACTCTAAAGAGCGAAATCTCAAACAGGCTCTGGGCGAAATCGATCGGATGAGTTCTGCCCTCGGTCTTCCTGAAACCGTCCGTGAGACGGCGAGTGTCATTTATCGTCGTGCACTCGATGAGAATCTATTACCCGGTCGTTCCATCGAGGGTGTTGCTACGTCCGCTGTGTACGCTGCTGCTCGGCAGGCGGGCGTTCCACGTAGCCTCGATGAGATCTCAGATGTCTCCCGAGTCGAAAAAAGCGAGATCGCTCGCACCTACCGCTACGTCGTTCGGGAACTCGGTCTGGAAGTCAAACCTGCCGACCCCGAGAGCTACGTTCCCCGGTTTGCTTCATCCCTCGATCTTTCCGATGAAGCCGAAAATCGAGCGCGCCAACTGCTTCGCAGCGCCAAAGAACAAGGCGTCCACTCCGGAAAGAGCCCCGTCGGGCTCGCCGCTGCGGCAGTTTACGCGGCTGCGCTTCTCACTAATGAAAAGACCACTCAGGCCGCTGTCAGCGAAGTTGCGGACATCTCAGAAGTTACAATCCGTAATCGGTATCACGAACTTCTGGAAGCAGAACAGGATCTTCCGGCCTGA